In a genomic window of [Empedobacter] haloabium:
- a CDS encoding RNB domain-containing ribonuclease — MNVFFEESGDFKVGTVLSQAGEAYQVEMASGKRSKVKARDVLLQYEKPAPEVLLGEAKAVAADVDLDFLWEVAGEEEFGFAELGAEYFGHAPLPHEAAGLILALHSAPIYFHKKGRGRYKAAPEQTLKAALAGIEKKKQQAIVQQQYVDELKENRLPASMQNIVQQLLFKPDKNTIEYKALDAACNELHTSPARLMLAVGGIGSAKDLHMAKFLFENFPKGHGFPDVAVPAAPSDLPVAAVEAFSIDDVTTTEIDDAFSVVHQPDGKVRIGIHIAAPGLGIKPDDAIDKIARARMSTVYMPGDKITMLPDSVVDAFTLAEGKTCPALSLYATLDPSDWTVIATETRAELVPIANNLRHNELDDVVNEETLASGAGEYPRKAELTLLWGWARHLEAGRMVKREAFGLKPEQNNRVDFNFYVENDVVTITRRKRGAPLDKIVAELMIFANSTWGKLMHDHGVPGIYRSQGQGVGGWNAKMQVRMVTHAAPHQGLGVDQYAWSTSPLRRYTDLVNQWQILACAEKGVMAPLVAPFKQKDANLFAIVSAFDAAYAAYADFQANMERYWCLRWLGQEDVRQVDAVVLKDEVLRLTDIPLVIRLPGMPQLARGAAVKLDVLRWDEVDLSIETRLLEVAADQAATDVEFDEEELVGETVPELVPDPDQPADEKAEAAEQPPEA; from the coding sequence ATGAACGTCTTTTTTGAAGAATCCGGCGATTTCAAGGTCGGAACCGTGCTGTCCCAGGCTGGCGAGGCCTATCAAGTCGAAATGGCCAGCGGCAAACGCAGCAAGGTGAAGGCGCGCGACGTGCTGCTGCAATACGAAAAGCCCGCGCCGGAAGTGCTGCTGGGCGAGGCCAAGGCGGTGGCGGCGGACGTCGATCTCGATTTTCTGTGGGAAGTGGCGGGCGAGGAAGAATTCGGTTTCGCCGAGCTGGGCGCCGAGTACTTCGGCCACGCGCCGCTGCCGCACGAGGCGGCCGGCTTGATCCTGGCGCTGCATTCGGCGCCGATCTACTTCCATAAGAAAGGGCGCGGCCGCTACAAGGCCGCGCCGGAGCAGACGCTGAAGGCGGCGCTGGCCGGTATCGAGAAGAAAAAGCAGCAGGCCATCGTGCAGCAGCAGTACGTGGACGAGCTGAAGGAAAACCGCCTGCCGGCATCGATGCAGAACATCGTCCAGCAACTGCTGTTCAAGCCGGACAAGAACACGATCGAGTACAAGGCGCTGGACGCGGCCTGCAACGAGCTGCACACGTCGCCGGCACGGCTGATGCTGGCCGTGGGCGGCATCGGTTCGGCCAAGGACCTGCACATGGCGAAGTTCCTGTTCGAGAACTTCCCGAAAGGGCACGGCTTCCCGGACGTGGCCGTGCCGGCCGCGCCGAGCGACCTGCCTGTCGCCGCCGTCGAAGCGTTCTCCATCGACGACGTGACCACCACCGAGATCGACGACGCCTTCTCTGTGGTCCACCAGCCGGACGGCAAGGTGCGCATCGGCATCCACATCGCGGCGCCGGGCCTGGGCATCAAGCCGGACGACGCCATCGACAAGATCGCGCGCGCGCGCATGTCCACCGTGTATATGCCGGGCGACAAGATCACGATGCTGCCGGACAGCGTGGTGGACGCGTTCACCCTGGCCGAGGGCAAGACCTGCCCGGCGCTGTCGCTGTATGCCACGCTCGACCCGAGCGACTGGACCGTCATCGCGACGGAAACACGCGCGGAGCTGGTGCCGATCGCCAACAACCTGCGCCACAACGAGCTCGATGACGTGGTCAACGAGGAAACCCTGGCCAGCGGCGCAGGCGAGTACCCACGCAAGGCCGAGCTGACCTTGCTGTGGGGCTGGGCGCGGCACCTGGAAGCGGGCCGCATGGTCAAGCGCGAGGCGTTCGGCCTGAAGCCGGAGCAGAACAACCGCGTCGATTTCAATTTCTACGTCGAGAACGACGTCGTCACGATCACCCGCCGCAAGCGCGGCGCGCCGCTGGACAAGATCGTCGCCGAGCTGATGATCTTCGCCAACAGCACTTGGGGCAAGCTGATGCACGACCACGGCGTGCCCGGCATCTACCGCAGCCAGGGCCAGGGCGTGGGCGGCTGGAATGCGAAAATGCAGGTGCGCATGGTGACGCACGCGGCGCCACACCAGGGCCTGGGCGTGGACCAGTACGCGTGGAGCACCTCACCGCTGCGCCGCTACACGGACCTCGTCAACCAGTGGCAGATCCTGGCCTGCGCCGAGAAGGGCGTGATGGCGCCGCTGGTGGCGCCGTTCAAGCAGAAGGACGCCAACCTGTTCGCCATCGTCTCCGCTTTCGACGCCGCCTACGCGGCCTACGCCGACTTCCAGGCCAATATGGAGCGCTACTGGTGCCTGCGCTGGCTGGGCCAGGAAGACGTCCGCCAGGTCGATGCCGTCGTGCTGAAGGACGAAGTGCTGCGCCTGACGGACATCCCGCTCGTCATCCGCCTGCCGGGCATGCCGCAACTGGCGCGCGGCGCCGCCGTCAAGCTGGACGTGCTGCGCTGGGACGAGGTGGACCTGTCGATCGAAACGCGCCTGCTGGAAGTCGCGGCCGACCAGGCGGCGACCGACGTCGAGTTCGACGAAGAGGAGCTGGTGGGCGAAACGGTGCCGGAACTGGTGCCGGACCCGGACCAGCCGGCCGACGAGAAGGCCGAGGCGGCCGAGCAGCCGCCGGAGGCCTAA
- a CDS encoding TonB family protein, whose amino-acid sequence MKSLQENRFLMIALAVSVAAHAALLGVRFVAPTEFKLAPTDPTLEVILVNAKHANKPLKADALAQANLEGGGNADKGRAKSPLPDMRKMDDGDSIKAAQKRIEELQARQDALMTQVKKTPYRAAPVSEEKRPDPVPSGADLVESSKAIARMAAEITQRIEDENKRPRRTYITPSTQQVGYAMYYKQFQRRVEDIGTLNFPQKNGRKLYGELVLQIPIFQDGTLYTKEGGIKVQTSSGNPALDEAAIHIVRRAAPFGKFPPNMLSSDKDDLWVIITRFKFTREQKLEADLNSAN is encoded by the coding sequence GTGAAGTCTCTTCAAGAAAACCGGTTCCTGATGATCGCGCTGGCCGTCTCCGTGGCGGCGCATGCGGCGCTGCTGGGGGTGCGTTTTGTCGCCCCCACCGAGTTCAAACTGGCGCCCACCGATCCCACGCTGGAAGTCATCCTCGTCAACGCCAAGCACGCCAACAAGCCGCTGAAGGCGGACGCGCTGGCGCAGGCCAACCTGGAAGGCGGCGGCAATGCCGACAAGGGCCGCGCCAAGTCGCCGCTGCCGGACATGCGCAAGATGGACGACGGCGACAGCATCAAGGCCGCCCAGAAGCGCATCGAGGAGTTGCAAGCCAGGCAGGATGCGCTGATGACGCAGGTGAAGAAAACGCCGTACCGCGCCGCCCCCGTCAGCGAGGAAAAGCGGCCGGACCCGGTGCCGAGCGGCGCCGACCTGGTCGAGAGCAGCAAGGCCATCGCCCGCATGGCGGCCGAGATCACGCAGCGCATCGAAGACGAGAACAAGCGCCCGCGCCGCACCTACATCACGCCCAGCACCCAGCAGGTGGGCTACGCGATGTACTACAAGCAGTTCCAGCGCCGCGTCGAGGACATCGGTACCCTGAACTTCCCGCAGAAGAACGGCCGCAAGCTGTACGGCGAGCTGGTGCTGCAGATTCCGATCTTCCAGGACGGCACACTGTATACAAAGGAGGGCGGCATCAAGGTGCAGACCAGCTCCGGCAACCCGGCGCTGGACGAGGCCGCCATCCACATCGTGCGCCGCGCCGCGCCGTTCGGCAAGTTCCCGCCAAACATGCTGTCGTCCGACAAGGACGACCTGTGGGTCATCATCACCCGCTTCAAATTCACCCGCGAACAAAAACTCGAAGCTGACCTGAACAGCGCGAACTGA
- the aroE gene encoding shikimate dehydrogenase, whose product MDRYCVFGNPIAHSKSPDIHAAFAAQTGQQLTYEKRLAPLDGFAAAVHAFIAEGGKGANVTVPFKLDAHRLANALTIRAQAAGAVNTLLFDAHGITGDNTDGAGLVADITGNAGVAIAGRRVLLLGAGGAARGAVLPLLEHRPAALVIANRTVATAEALVQQFAALGGEGVLSAGGFGDIAGSFDIVVNATSASLQADLPPIPASVFHPGTLALDMMYGKEPTVFLRFVAQHGAVPRDGLGMLVEQAAEAFALWRGVRPDTAAVLASIRRTL is encoded by the coding sequence ATGGACCGCTACTGCGTTTTCGGCAACCCCATCGCCCACAGCAAATCGCCCGACATCCACGCCGCCTTTGCCGCGCAGACCGGCCAGCAGCTGACCTACGAGAAGCGCCTGGCGCCGCTGGACGGCTTCGCCGCCGCCGTCCACGCCTTCATCGCCGAAGGCGGCAAGGGCGCCAACGTGACGGTGCCGTTCAAGCTCGATGCGCACAGGCTGGCCAACGCGCTGACGATCCGCGCCCAGGCCGCGGGGGCCGTCAACACGCTGCTGTTCGACGCGCACGGCATCACGGGCGACAATACGGACGGCGCCGGCCTGGTGGCCGACATCACCGGCAACGCGGGCGTGGCCATCGCCGGCCGGCGCGTGCTGCTGCTGGGGGCCGGCGGTGCCGCGCGCGGCGCCGTGCTACCGCTCCTGGAACACCGGCCCGCCGCGCTGGTCATCGCCAACCGCACGGTGGCCACCGCCGAAGCGCTGGTGCAGCAGTTCGCGGCGCTGGGCGGGGAGGGCGTGCTGTCGGCCGGCGGCTTCGGCGACATCGCCGGCAGCTTCGATATCGTCGTTAACGCAACATCGGCCAGCCTGCAGGCGGACCTGCCGCCCATTCCGGCGTCGGTATTCCACCCGGGCACCTTGGCTTTGGATATGATGTACGGCAAGGAGCCGACGGTGTTCCTGCGCTTCGTCGCGCAGCACGGCGCCGTGCCGCGCGACGGCCTGGGCATGCTGGTGGAGCAGGCGGCCGAAGCGTTCGCCCTGTGGCGCGGCGTGCGGCCGGACACCGCGGCGGTATTGGCATCGATCCGTCGAACGTTATGA
- the mtgA gene encoding monofunctional biosynthetic peptidoglycan transglycosylase, translating to MTTKKSPGRWAWVKWVFIVPIVLFLAVQAYFFVQIWWWVDHNPTMTAFMRQQQAVMREKDPNATVRQQWVPYERISRNLKRAIIASEDANFSEHDGVDWDALEKAFERNDKRGKVTHGGSTITQQLAKNLFLSGSRSYLRKGQELIITYMLEALMDKQRIFEIYLNVVEFGRGIYGAEAAARYYYRIPASKLGAAQAAKLAVMLPNPRYYDAHRNTKYLNRRTAIILKRMGSAELP from the coding sequence ATGACAACAAAAAAATCGCCCGGGCGCTGGGCCTGGGTCAAGTGGGTCTTCATCGTCCCCATCGTGCTGTTCCTGGCCGTGCAGGCCTATTTTTTCGTCCAGATCTGGTGGTGGGTCGACCATAACCCGACCATGACGGCCTTCATGCGCCAGCAGCAGGCCGTCATGCGCGAGAAGGACCCGAACGCCACCGTGCGCCAGCAGTGGGTGCCGTACGAGCGCATCTCGCGGAACCTGAAGCGCGCCATCATCGCCTCGGAGGACGCCAACTTCTCCGAGCACGACGGCGTCGACTGGGACGCGCTGGAAAAAGCCTTCGAGCGCAACGACAAGCGCGGCAAGGTCACGCACGGCGGCTCCACCATCACGCAGCAGCTGGCCAAGAACCTGTTCCTGTCCGGCTCGCGCAGCTACCTGCGCAAGGGCCAGGAACTGATCATCACCTACATGCTGGAAGCGCTGATGGACAAGCAGCGCATCTTCGAGATCTACCTGAACGTGGTCGAATTCGGCCGCGGCATCTACGGCGCCGAGGCGGCCGCGCGCTATTACTATCGCATCCCGGCGTCGAAACTGGGCGCCGCGCAGGCGGCCAAGCTGGCCGTGATGCTGCCCAACCCGCGCTACTACGACGCGCACCGCAACACCAAGTACCTGAACCGCCGCACCGCGATCATCCTGAAGCGCATGGGGTCGGCCGAATTGCCGTGA
- the corA gene encoding magnesium/cobalt transporter CorA encodes MINVFVLQNGRLNQVPIETREDLESVAPVWVDLTDPNDDERAWVKAIYGVILPGEDEVKDIEASARYYEAENGDLHLRTDFLLEEDDGPSRVVTVAFILAKKMLFSVHTDDLPVFRLVRMRARSRPGSIADYMDVLLDLYATDAEYSADALEGIYQKLEEVSGRVLQKEFTDKDAADALSAIAHEEDLNGRIRRNMMDTRRAVSFLMRGRLLNSEQFEEARQILRDIESLDGHTSFLFDKINFLMDATVGFININQNKIIKIFSVASVAFLPPTLIASVYGMNFKILPELNWTYGYPWAWGLMITSAIAPFLYFRHRGWLK; translated from the coding sequence ATGATCAATGTGTTCGTTTTACAAAATGGCCGGCTCAACCAGGTGCCCATCGAGACGCGCGAAGACCTTGAATCCGTGGCACCGGTATGGGTCGACCTGACTGACCCGAACGACGACGAACGGGCTTGGGTCAAGGCGATCTACGGCGTGATCCTGCCGGGCGAGGACGAAGTCAAGGACATCGAGGCCTCGGCCCGCTACTACGAGGCGGAAAACGGCGACCTGCACCTGCGCACCGACTTCCTGCTGGAAGAAGACGACGGCCCGTCGCGCGTCGTCACCGTCGCCTTCATCCTGGCCAAGAAGATGCTGTTCTCGGTCCACACGGACGACCTGCCCGTGTTCCGCCTGGTGCGCATGCGCGCACGCTCGCGTCCCGGCTCGATCGCCGACTACATGGACGTGCTGCTGGACCTGTACGCGACCGACGCCGAATACTCCGCCGATGCGCTGGAGGGCATCTACCAGAAGCTGGAAGAAGTGTCGGGCCGGGTGCTGCAGAAGGAATTCACCGACAAGGACGCGGCCGACGCGCTGTCCGCCATCGCCCACGAGGAAGACCTGAACGGCCGCATCCGCCGCAATATGATGGACACGCGCCGCGCCGTCAGCTTCCTGATGCGCGGCCGCCTGCTGAACTCCGAGCAGTTCGAGGAAGCGCGCCAGATCCTGCGCGACATCGAATCGCTGGACGGTCACACCTCGTTCCTGTTCGACAAGATCAACTTCCTGATGGACGCCACCGTCGGCTTCATCAACATCAACCAGAACAAGATCATCAAGATCTTCTCGGTGGCCAGCGTGGCTTTCCTGCCGCCGACCCTGATCGCCAGCGTGTACGGCATGAACTTCAAGATCCTGCCGGAGCTGAACTGGACCTACGGCTATCCGTGGGCCTGGGGGCTGATGATCACCAGCGCGATCGCGCCGTTCCTGTACTTCCGCCATCGCGGCTGGTTGAAGTAA
- a CDS encoding Nramp family divalent metal transporter: MKLLQRLTDNDTVKALGPGLITGAADDDPSGIATYSQAGAQFGFNMLWTLVLTYPLMVGIQLVSARIGLVTGHGLAANIRRAYPPALLYGVVLLLLVANIVNIAADVAAMGEALRLVAGFGSAHIYALACGFLCLTLQVFLPYRTYVRYLKWLTLGLLAYVATVFAVHMPWGEVALATVMPHFEWNRASVGLIVAVFGTTISPYLFFWQASQEVEELRDSRTQSLREAPEAAARHLRRIKLDTFIGMAFSNIVAFFIILTAAATLGLHGITDIQSSAQAAEALRPIAGEFAFVIFALGIVGTGMLAIPVLAGSAAYAVTESFKWKNGLELKVLEAREFYAIISLATIGGMALNFAPIDPIKALLWSAQINGVIAVPIMVVMMLLARNPAVMGRFTLTRRHTFFGWLGVAVMACAVVAMFAAA, encoded by the coding sequence ATGAAACTGCTGCAACGACTGACCGACAACGACACCGTCAAGGCCCTCGGGCCGGGCCTCATCACCGGCGCCGCCGACGACGATCCTTCCGGCATCGCCACCTATTCCCAGGCCGGCGCCCAGTTCGGCTTCAACATGCTGTGGACCCTGGTCCTGACGTATCCGCTGATGGTCGGCATCCAGCTGGTGTCGGCGCGCATCGGCCTCGTCACGGGACACGGCCTGGCCGCCAATATCCGCCGCGCCTACCCGCCCGCGCTGCTGTACGGCGTCGTGCTGCTGCTCCTGGTGGCGAACATCGTCAACATCGCGGCCGACGTGGCGGCGATGGGCGAGGCGCTGCGCCTGGTCGCCGGCTTCGGCTCGGCCCACATCTACGCGCTGGCCTGCGGCTTCCTGTGCCTGACCTTGCAGGTGTTCCTGCCCTACCGCACCTACGTGCGCTACCTGAAGTGGCTCACGCTCGGGCTGCTGGCCTATGTCGCCACCGTGTTCGCCGTGCATATGCCCTGGGGCGAGGTCGCGCTGGCCACCGTCATGCCGCACTTCGAGTGGAACCGCGCCTCGGTCGGCCTGATCGTCGCCGTGTTCGGCACGACGATTTCTCCTTACCTGTTCTTCTGGCAGGCCTCGCAGGAGGTGGAAGAGCTGCGCGACAGCCGCACGCAATCGTTGCGCGAGGCGCCGGAAGCGGCCGCGCGCCACCTGCGCCGGATCAAACTGGACACCTTCATCGGCATGGCGTTCTCCAACATCGTGGCGTTCTTCATCATCCTGACGGCGGCGGCGACCCTGGGCCTGCACGGCATCACGGACATCCAGAGCTCGGCCCAGGCGGCCGAGGCGCTACGCCCGATCGCCGGCGAATTCGCTTTCGTCATCTTCGCGCTGGGCATCGTCGGCACGGGCATGCTGGCCATTCCCGTGCTGGCGGGATCGGCCGCCTATGCCGTCACGGAAAGCTTCAAATGGAAGAACGGCCTGGAACTGAAGGTGCTGGAAGCGCGCGAGTTCTACGCCATCATCTCGCTGGCGACCATCGGCGGCATGGCGCTCAACTTCGCGCCGATCGACCCGATCAAGGCACTGCTGTGGTCCGCCCAGATCAACGGCGTGATCGCGGTGCCGATCATGGTGGTCATGATGCTGCTGGCGCGTAACCCGGCCGTGATGGGACGCTTTACCCTGACGCGGCGGCATACCTTCTTTGGCTGGCTGGGGGTGGCGGTGATGGCTTGCGCGGTGGTGGCGATGTTTGCTGCCGCGTAG
- the hemL gene encoding glutamate-1-semialdehyde 2,1-aminomutase produces MTISKNDTLFERAQKTTPGGVNSPVRAFRSVGGTPRFITRAEGPYFWDADGKRYIDYIGSWGPAIVGHAHPEVVQAVQEAATRGLSFGAPTEAEVIMAEEICRLVPSIEQVRLVSSGTEATMSALRLARGATGRDKIVKFEGCYHGHADSLLVKAGSGLLTFGNPTSAGVPEDFVKHTLVLDYNDVAQIEEAFANFGSEIACVIVEPVAGNMNLIKATPEFLQALRELCTRHGALLIFDEVMCGFRVGLGGAQALYGIKPDLTALGKVIGGGLPVAAFGGSAELMSKMAPLGAVYQAGTLSGNPIAVAAGMTTLKLIQQPGFYDKLTASARRLAEGLTDAAFEEGVTFCADYEGGMFGLYFSEQPPRNYAEMMAGDRARFNTFFHAMLDEGVYFAPAAFEAGFVSAAHDDAVIDETIEAARRVFRKLKAAA; encoded by the coding sequence ATGACGATTTCCAAGAACGACACGCTGTTCGAACGCGCCCAGAAGACCACGCCCGGCGGCGTCAACTCGCCGGTGCGCGCGTTCCGCTCCGTGGGCGGCACGCCGCGCTTCATCACCCGGGCCGAAGGTCCGTATTTCTGGGATGCGGACGGCAAGCGCTACATCGACTACATCGGCTCGTGGGGCCCGGCCATCGTCGGCCACGCCCACCCGGAAGTGGTGCAGGCGGTGCAGGAAGCCGCCACGCGCGGCCTGTCGTTCGGCGCTCCCACCGAAGCGGAAGTGATCATGGCCGAGGAGATCTGCCGCCTGGTGCCGTCCATCGAGCAGGTGCGCCTGGTGTCGTCCGGCACCGAAGCGACGATGAGCGCATTGCGCCTGGCGCGCGGCGCCACGGGCCGCGACAAGATCGTCAAGTTCGAAGGCTGCTACCACGGCCACGCCGATTCCCTGCTGGTCAAGGCCGGCAGCGGCCTGCTCACGTTCGGCAATCCGACTTCCGCCGGCGTGCCGGAGGACTTCGTCAAGCACACCCTGGTCCTGGACTACAACGACGTGGCCCAGATCGAGGAGGCCTTCGCCAACTTCGGCAGCGAGATCGCTTGCGTGATCGTCGAGCCGGTGGCCGGCAACATGAACCTGATCAAGGCCACGCCGGAGTTCCTGCAGGCGCTGCGCGAGCTGTGCACGCGCCATGGCGCGCTGCTGATCTTCGACGAGGTGATGTGCGGTTTCCGCGTCGGCCTGGGCGGCGCGCAGGCGCTGTACGGCATCAAGCCGGACCTGACGGCGCTGGGCAAGGTGATCGGCGGCGGCCTGCCGGTAGCCGCCTTCGGCGGCAGCGCCGAGTTGATGAGCAAGATGGCGCCGCTGGGCGCCGTCTACCAGGCCGGCACGCTGTCGGGCAACCCGATCGCGGTGGCCGCCGGCATGACGACCCTGAAACTGATCCAGCAGCCAGGTTTCTACGACAAGTTGACCGCCAGCGCCAGGCGCTTGGCCGAAGGCCTGACCGATGCCGCGTTCGAGGAGGGCGTGACGTTCTGCGCCGACTACGAGGGCGGCATGTTCGGCCTGTACTTCAGCGAACAGCCGCCGCGCAATTATGCCGAAATGATGGCCGGCGACCGGGCCCGCTTCAACACCTTCTTCCACGCCATGCTGGACGAAGGCGTGTACTTCGCGCCGGCCGCGTTCGAGGCCGGTTTCGTCTCCGCCGCGCATGACGACGCCGTCATCGACGAGACGATCGAAGCGGCCCGCCGCGTGTTCCGCAAGCTGAAGGCCGCCGCCTGA
- a CDS encoding hydroxymethylpyrimidine/phosphomethylpyrimidine kinase, translating into MADPIGAVGVHADLGVFAALGCQGLAVTTALLIGDSAKVEDQQHVEPDWVADQARAVLEDAQVAAFKIGALDSLEHISSIAEVVSDYPDAPLILDPFGSQLPPLGEETDFEELLTVLRQLLVPQSTLLMLSQVELGHIAETWRDLANGETMADDAQHLIDLGCEYVLVTGTPAGTSRAESGLRANTLYGDGGIVRHDRWQHLPGPFLGSGCTLSAAITAYMAQGIEAPRAVQLAQQYTHGALQHARRFGMGKLVPDHFHALHAQAASLRDAPLAAPLGKPTASSTNRTNRTKQ; encoded by the coding sequence GTGGCCGACCCGATCGGCGCGGTCGGCGTGCATGCCGATCTTGGCGTATTCGCGGCGCTGGGCTGCCAGGGGCTGGCGGTGACGACGGCGCTCCTGATCGGCGACAGCGCCAAGGTGGAAGACCAGCAGCACGTGGAACCGGACTGGGTCGCGGACCAGGCCAGGGCGGTACTGGAAGACGCACAGGTTGCCGCCTTCAAGATCGGCGCGCTCGATTCCCTGGAACACATCTCGTCGATCGCGGAAGTCGTCAGCGACTATCCGGATGCGCCGCTGATCCTCGATCCGTTCGGTTCGCAATTGCCGCCACTGGGCGAGGAGACCGATTTCGAAGAGCTGCTCACCGTGCTGCGGCAACTGCTGGTGCCGCAGTCCACCCTGCTGATGCTGTCGCAGGTGGAACTGGGCCATATCGCCGAAACCTGGCGCGACCTGGCGAACGGCGAGACGATGGCGGACGACGCCCAGCACCTGATCGACCTCGGCTGCGAATACGTGCTGGTGACCGGTACGCCGGCCGGCACCTCGCGCGCCGAATCGGGCCTGCGCGCCAATACGCTGTACGGCGACGGCGGCATCGTCCGGCACGACCGCTGGCAGCACCTGCCCGGACCTTTCCTCGGCAGCGGCTGCACGCTGTCGGCCGCCATCACGGCCTACATGGCGCAAGGCATCGAGGCGCCGCGCGCCGTGCAACTGGCGCAGCAGTACACCCATGGCGCGCTGCAGCATGCGCGCCGCTTCGGCATGGGCAAGCTGGTGCCGGACCATTTCCATGCGCTGCATGCCCAGGCCGCGTCGTTGCGCGATGCGCCTTTGGCCGCGCCGCTCGGCAAGCCAACCGCAAGCAGTACCAATCGAACCAACAGGACCAAGCAATGA
- a CDS encoding rubredoxin, translating into MCLICGWIYDEEAGLPDEGIAPGTRWEDVPMNWTCPECGARKDDFEMVAL; encoded by the coding sequence ATGTGCCTCATTTGCGGCTGGATCTACGACGAGGAAGCCGGCCTGCCGGACGAGGGTATCGCGCCGGGCACGCGCTGGGAAGACGTGCCGATGAACTGGACCTGCCCCGAATGCGGCGCCCGCAAGGACGATTTCGAAATGGTCGCGCTCTGA
- a CDS encoding response regulator, protein MTTTPQATGLKIMVIDDSSTIRRSAEIFLSQAGYDVVLAEDGFDALAKINDHHPALIFCDILMPRLDGYQTCALIKKSAKFHAVPVLMLSSKDGLFDRARGAMVGSSAYLTKPFSKDSLLAAVREHTGQGQ, encoded by the coding sequence ATGACGACAACGCCGCAAGCGACAGGTTTGAAAATCATGGTGATCGACGACAGCAGCACGATCCGCCGGTCCGCCGAGATCTTCCTCAGCCAGGCCGGCTATGACGTCGTGCTGGCCGAAGACGGTTTCGACGCGCTGGCCAAGATCAACGACCACCATCCGGCGCTGATCTTCTGCGACATCCTGATGCCCCGGCTGGACGGTTACCAGACCTGCGCGCTGATCAAGAAGAGCGCGAAATTCCATGCCGTACCCGTGCTGATGCTGTCCTCCAAGGACGGCCTGTTCGACCGCGCGCGCGGCGCCATGGTCGGCTCGTCCGCCTATCTCACCAAACCCTTCAGCAAAGACAGCCTGCTGGCCGCCGTGCGCGAGCACACCGGCCAGGGCCAATAA
- a CDS encoding response regulator, whose protein sequence is MAIKKILIVDDSPTERYYLTDILVKHGYEVATAENGEEALARIRVEKPQLILMDVVMPGANGFQVTRSIARDPALQDVPVIICSSKNQETDRIWGLRQGAKEYLVKPVDAADLLAKIAALD, encoded by the coding sequence ATGGCCATCAAGAAAATCCTTATCGTCGACGACTCGCCCACGGAGCGCTATTACCTGACCGATATCCTCGTCAAGCACGGCTACGAGGTGGCCACCGCGGAAAACGGCGAGGAAGCGCTGGCCCGCATCCGGGTCGAGAAACCGCAGCTGATCCTAATGGACGTCGTGATGCCCGGGGCGAACGGCTTCCAGGTCACCCGTTCGATCGCGCGCGATCCGGCGCTGCAGGACGTGCCCGTGATCATCTGCTCCAGCAAGAACCAGGAGACCGACCGCATCTGGGGCCTGCGCCAGGGCGCCAAGGAATACCTCGTCAAGCCCGTCGACGCGGCCGACCTGCTGGCCAAGATCGCGGCGCTGGACTGA
- a CDS encoding chemotaxis protein CheW codes for MTSEPHDLQPDTAGDDTTPGGAERRSRLRQYQVQLLERMQAAQGEAVATGRELGVLIGARHYLLDLTQVGEIVPHHSVTAVPLTCDWYLGLANIRGNLTGIVDLARFQDEPALQPGGEARFVTFAPALGLPCALLVTRVLGLRKLADMTAATEAPSDAGWLAATYSDADGLAWQRLDLARLAGDPRFLHVGR; via the coding sequence ATGACGAGCGAGCCGCACGACCTGCAGCCCGATACCGCCGGCGACGATACCACGCCGGGCGGCGCCGAACGGCGCAGCCGCCTGCGCCAGTACCAGGTGCAGCTGCTGGAACGCATGCAGGCGGCGCAGGGCGAGGCCGTGGCCACCGGGCGCGAGCTGGGTGTGCTGATCGGCGCGCGCCACTACCTGCTCGACCTGACCCAGGTCGGCGAGATCGTGCCGCACCACAGCGTGACCGCCGTGCCGCTGACGTGCGACTGGTACCTGGGGCTGGCCAATATCCGCGGCAACCTGACCGGCATCGTCGACCTGGCGCGCTTCCAGGACGAGCCCGCGCTGCAGCCGGGCGGCGAAGCGCGCTTCGTCACGTTCGCGCCCGCCTTGGGCTTGCCGTGCGCGCTGCTGGTGACGCGCGTGCTGGGCCTGCGCAAGCTGGCCGACATGACGGCCGCTACCGAGGCGCCAAGCGATGCCGGGTGGCTGGCCGCGACCTATTCCGACGCCGACGGGCTGGCCTGGCAGCGGCTCGACCTGGCCCGGCTCGCCGGCGACCCGCGTTTCCTGCACGTGGGCCGCTAA